A region of Sulfurimonas sp. DNA encodes the following proteins:
- a CDS encoding PAS domain-containing sensor histidine kinase, with product MLKQYKEAIEKSNIISKTDMEGIITFVNDEFCKISGYTQEELIGQNHNIVRHPDVDVSTFKILWDTIKAKKIHKDTVKNIAKDGSTFYVNTTVIPILDEDDNIAEFIAIRYDVTQEVFYKEELQKKEKELEELNKTLENRVQEKTRELEELNKTLENRVKKEISKNEEKQKVMFWQSRLASLGQMLANIAHQWRQPLTELNLSNFNMKKSALNNDEEEFLEYYRESKSIINNMSKTIDDFTNFFRPHKEKHPFNVSDSINESLSLLKKILKAEMISVNTDFIDLEVLGISNELTQVIINLIKNSTDAFISKGILIREINIKTKKDNDFAYIEIQDNAGGIEKENIEKIFEPYFTTKHQSSGTGLGLFMSKMICEQGLEGYMGVSSKKGLTTFSIKIPLIKS from the coding sequence ATGTTAAAGCAGTATAAAGAAGCCATAGAGAAGAGCAATATAATTTCTAAAACTGATATGGAAGGAATAATTACTTTTGTTAATGATGAATTTTGTAAGATTTCTGGATACACACAAGAAGAGTTGATTGGTCAAAACCACAATATTGTAAGGCATCCAGATGTAGATGTATCAACATTTAAAATTCTATGGGACACAATAAAAGCTAAAAAAATACATAAAGATACTGTAAAAAATATAGCAAAAGATGGCTCAACTTTTTATGTAAATACTACTGTTATCCCTATCTTGGATGAAGATGACAATATAGCAGAGTTTATAGCTATCCGTTATGATGTTACGCAAGAAGTTTTTTACAAAGAAGAGTTGCAAAAAAAAGAAAAAGAACTTGAAGAGTTAAACAAAACACTTGAAAATCGTGTTCAAGAAAAAACGAGAGAACTAGAAGAGTTAAACAAAACACTTGAAAATCGCGTTAAAAAAGAAATCAGTAAAAATGAAGAGAAGCAAAAGGTGATGTTTTGGCAATCAAGGCTAGCATCTCTTGGTCAGATGCTCGCAAACATCGCACATCAATGGCGACAGCCCTTAACAGAGTTAAATCTAAGTAACTTTAATATGAAAAAATCAGCTCTAAATAATGATGAAGAAGAATTTTTGGAGTATTATAGAGAAAGTAAATCTATTATAAATAATATGTCAAAAACTATAGATGATTTTACAAACTTTTTTAGACCTCATAAAGAGAAGCATCCATTTAATGTAAGTGATAGTATAAATGAATCTTTGAGCCTTTTAAAAAAAATATTAAAAGCAGAGATGATAAGTGTAAACACTGACTTTATAGACTTAGAAGTTCTTGGCATCTCAAATGAATTAACTCAAGTTATTATAAACCTTATAAAAAATTCAACAGATGCTTTTATTAGTAAAGGTATTTTAATCCGAGAGATAAATATAAAAACAAAAAAAGATAATGATTTTGCTTATATTGAGATTCAGGATAATGCTGGTGGAATTGAGAAAGAAAATATAGAAAAAATTTTTGAACCATACTTTACTACAAAACATCAAAGTAGTGGAACAGGACTTGGTCTATTTATGTCAAAGATGATTTGTGAACAAGGTTTAGAGGGTTACATGGGTGTTAGTTCTAAAAAAGGTTTAACAACTTTTAGTATCAAAATTCCTTTGATAAAGTCTTAA